In Streptomyces sp. NBC_01717, one DNA window encodes the following:
- the rplT gene encoding 50S ribosomal protein L20, whose product MARVKRAVNAHKKRRAILEAASGYRGQRSRLYRKAKEQVTHSLVYNYNDRKKRKGDFRQLWIQRINAAARQNGMTYNRLIQGLKAANIEVDRKILAELAVNDANAFAALVEVAQKALPSDVNAPKAA is encoded by the coding sequence GTGGCACGCGTCAAGCGGGCAGTCAACGCCCACAAGAAGCGCCGGGCAATCCTCGAGGCCGCCAGCGGTTACCGCGGTCAGCGCTCGCGCCTGTACCGCAAGGCCAAGGAGCAGGTCACCCACTCCCTGGTCTACAACTACAACGACCGCAAGAAGCGCAAGGGCGACTTCCGTCAGCTGTGGATTCAGCGCATCAACGCCGCTGCCCGCCAGAACGGCATGACGTACAACCGCCTCATCCAGGGTCTGAAGGCCGCCAACATCGAGGTGGACCGCAAGATCCTGGCCGAGCTCGCGGTCAACGACGCCAACGCGTTCGCCGCCCTCGTCGAGGTTGCCCAGAAGGCCCTCCCGAGCGACGTCAACGCCCCGAAGGCCGCCTGA
- a CDS encoding TrmH family RNA methyltransferase, whose protein sequence is MGTPELISPRSPRVAAARRLARRNFRGKERRFIAEGPQAVREAAEHRGSDGEPTLLELFATVEAAERYAGIVDAAHAAGARVHLADGDTLAEMSQTVTPQGLIGVCRFLDSPFESILAAKPTLVAVLAHVRDPGNAGTVLRCADAAGADAVVLTDASVDLYNPKSVRASVGSLFHLPVAVGVPVEQAVQGLRDAGVRILAADGAGDDDLDDELDAGTMGGPTAWVFGNEAWGLPEETRALADAVVRVPIHGKAESLNLATAAAVCLYASARAQRPRRTTG, encoded by the coding sequence ATGGGCACCCCCGAACTGATCTCCCCGCGATCGCCGCGTGTCGCCGCCGCCCGGCGCCTTGCCAGGCGCAACTTCCGCGGCAAGGAGCGACGGTTCATCGCCGAGGGGCCGCAGGCCGTGCGCGAGGCCGCCGAGCACCGCGGCAGCGACGGTGAGCCGACGCTGCTGGAGCTCTTCGCCACCGTCGAGGCGGCCGAGCGGTACGCCGGCATCGTCGACGCCGCCCACGCGGCCGGCGCCCGGGTGCACCTCGCCGACGGCGACACGCTCGCCGAGATGTCGCAGACCGTCACACCGCAGGGCCTGATCGGTGTCTGCCGCTTCCTCGACTCGCCGTTCGAGTCCATCCTCGCCGCGAAGCCCACCCTGGTCGCCGTCCTCGCCCATGTACGCGACCCCGGGAACGCCGGCACGGTGCTGCGCTGTGCCGACGCCGCCGGTGCCGACGCCGTCGTGCTCACGGACGCCTCCGTGGACCTGTACAACCCCAAGTCCGTGCGTGCGTCCGTCGGTTCGCTATTCCATCTGCCGGTCGCCGTCGGTGTACCGGTCGAGCAGGCGGTGCAGGGGCTGCGGGACGCGGGCGTACGGATCCTCGCCGCCGACGGCGCGGGCGACGACGACCTCGACGACGAGCTCGACGCGGGCACCATGGGTGGGCCGACCGCCTGGGTCTTCGGCAACGAGGCCTGGGGCCTGCCGGAGGAGACCCGGGCGCTCGCCGACGCCGTCGTACGGGTGCCGATCCACGGCAAGGCGGAGAGCCTCAACCTCGCCACCGCCGCGGCCGTCTGTCTGTACGCCTCGGCGCGCGCCCAACGCCCCCGCCGCACCACCGGCTGA
- a CDS encoding ATP-binding protein, with translation MSRPRESHIGRADSIATVTTVADADGAIDPDDLPDGLVIADETGRVICFNSAAARITAVPRAAALGRPLEHALPLEDLKGRRWWALTDPYGGLATRVGQPERNLLLPGGREVLVSARYVRERPTGPVRRLVISLRGTEARRRTERSHAELIATVAHELRSPLTSVKGFTATLLAKWERFTDDQKRLMLETVDADANRVTRLIAELLDISRIDSGRLELRRQPVDLSAAVERHIQALTATGLAPDRFLVRTRQPLPAVWADPDKVDQVLGNLLENAVRHGEGTVTIEVAPAPVTSDEKGTAVTVSDEGPGIPEESMGRVFTRFWRGSKRGGTGLGLYIVKGIVEAHGGTITVGRGPGGGAEFRFILPVGAPAYLK, from the coding sequence ATGAGCAGGCCGCGCGAGTCGCACATCGGCCGCGCGGACAGCATCGCGACCGTCACAACGGTCGCGGACGCGGACGGAGCCATCGACCCCGACGACCTCCCCGACGGTCTCGTCATCGCCGACGAGACGGGCCGGGTCATCTGCTTCAACTCCGCCGCCGCCCGGATCACCGCCGTCCCCCGGGCCGCCGCTCTCGGCCGCCCGCTGGAACACGCACTGCCGCTGGAGGACCTGAAGGGCCGCCGCTGGTGGGCGCTGACCGACCCGTACGGCGGCCTCGCCACCCGGGTCGGACAGCCCGAGCGGAATCTGCTGCTTCCCGGCGGCCGTGAGGTGCTGGTCTCCGCCCGGTACGTACGCGAGCGCCCCACCGGGCCCGTACGCCGGCTGGTGATCAGCCTGCGCGGCACCGAGGCCCGCCGCCGCACCGAGCGCAGCCACGCCGAACTGATCGCGACCGTCGCCCATGAGCTGCGCTCCCCGCTGACCTCGGTCAAGGGCTTCACCGCGACCCTGCTCGCCAAGTGGGAGCGGTTCACCGACGACCAGAAGCGGCTGATGCTGGAGACCGTCGACGCCGATGCCAACCGCGTCACCCGGCTCATCGCCGAACTGCTCGACATCTCCCGGATCGACTCGGGGCGCCTGGAACTGCGCCGCCAGCCGGTCGACCTCTCCGCCGCCGTCGAGCGGCACATCCAGGCCCTCACCGCGACCGGTCTGGCCCCCGACCGGTTCCTCGTCCGCACCCGGCAGCCGCTGCCCGCCGTCTGGGCCGACCCGGACAAGGTCGACCAGGTGCTGGGGAACCTGCTGGAAAACGCGGTGCGCCACGGCGAGGGAACCGTCACCATTGAGGTCGCACCCGCACCCGTGACCAGCGACGAGAAGGGAACGGCCGTCACCGTGAGCGACGAAGGCCCCGGCATCCCCGAGGAGTCGATGGGCCGTGTCTTCACCCGCTTCTGGCGCGGGAGCAAGCGGGGCGGGACGGGACTGGGCCTCTACATCGTCAAGGGCATCGTGGAGGCGCACGGCGGCACGATCACGGTCGGCCGAGGGCCCGGCGGCGGTGCCGAGTTCCGATTTATTCTGCCCGTGGGGGCGCCGGCCTACCTGAAATAG
- the pheS gene encoding phenylalanine--tRNA ligase subunit alpha, whose amino-acid sequence MSAPNKSYDPVEVEALKPEAIERMRDEAFAAFAAAGDLDALAQAKTAHTGGTSPLSLANREIGALPPQAKAEAGKRVGQARGAVSKALAARQAELEAERDARVLVEEAVDVTLPYDRTPAGARHPLTTIMERVADVFVAMGYEVAEGPEVEAEWFNFDALNFVPDHPARQMQDTFFVQGTTPEGKPTAGDESGVVLRTHTSPVQARTLLDREPPVYVVCPGRVYRTDELDATHTPVFHQIELLAVDEGLTMADLKGTLDHMVQALFGPDMKTRLRPNFFPFTEPSAEMDMVCYVCRGESVGNPDRPCRTCGSEGWIELGGCGMVNPKVLIACGVDPQKYSGFAFGFGIERMLMFRHNVEDMRDMVEGDVRFTRPFGMEI is encoded by the coding sequence ATGTCGGCACCGAACAAGTCGTACGACCCAGTCGAGGTCGAGGCACTGAAACCGGAAGCGATCGAGCGCATGCGGGACGAGGCGTTCGCTGCCTTCGCCGCCGCGGGCGACCTCGACGCGCTCGCCCAGGCGAAGACCGCGCACACCGGCGGTACCTCGCCCCTGTCGCTCGCCAACCGGGAGATCGGCGCCCTGCCGCCGCAGGCCAAGGCCGAGGCGGGTAAGCGCGTGGGCCAGGCCCGCGGCGCCGTGAGCAAGGCCCTCGCCGCCCGTCAGGCGGAGCTGGAGGCCGAGCGGGACGCCCGTGTGCTGGTCGAGGAGGCGGTGGACGTCACGCTGCCGTACGACCGCACTCCGGCCGGCGCCCGCCACCCGCTGACGACCATCATGGAGCGCGTCGCGGACGTCTTCGTGGCCATGGGCTACGAGGTCGCCGAGGGCCCCGAGGTCGAGGCGGAGTGGTTCAACTTCGACGCCCTGAACTTCGTGCCCGACCACCCGGCCCGGCAGATGCAGGACACCTTCTTCGTCCAGGGCACCACGCCCGAGGGGAAGCCGACCGCGGGCGACGAGTCCGGCGTCGTGCTGCGCACGCACACCTCGCCGGTCCAGGCCCGCACCCTGCTCGACCGCGAGCCGCCCGTCTACGTCGTCTGCCCGGGCCGGGTCTACCGGACCGACGAGCTCGACGCGACACACACGCCGGTCTTCCACCAGATCGAGCTGCTCGCCGTCGACGAGGGCCTCACCATGGCCGACCTCAAGGGCACCCTCGACCACATGGTCCAGGCGCTCTTCGGCCCGGACATGAAGACCCGGCTGCGGCCGAACTTCTTCCCGTTCACCGAGCCGTCCGCCGAGATGGACATGGTCTGCTACGTCTGCCGCGGCGAGTCCGTCGGCAACCCGGACCGCCCCTGCCGCACCTGCGGCAGCGAGGGCTGGATCGAGCTCGGCGGCTGCGGCATGGTCAACCCCAAGGTGCTCATCGCCTGCGGTGTCGACCCCCAGAAGTACAGCGGATTCGCCTTCGGGTTCGGCATCGAGCGGATGCTGATGTTCCGCCACAACGTGGAAGACATGCGAGACATGGTCGAGGGTGACGTCCGGTTCACCCGGCCGTTCGGGATGGAGATCTGA
- the pheT gene encoding phenylalanine--tRNA ligase subunit beta, with translation MRVPLSWLREYVDLPATATGRDVQAKLVAVGLEVETVEQIGAGLKGPLVVGQVLTIEELEGFKKPIRFCTVDVGSANGTGEPQEIVCGARNFAVGDKVVVVLPGAVLPGDFAIAARKTYGRTSHGMICSTDELGMGDDGTHGIIVLPPEHEVGTDAIELLELVDEVLDIAVTPDRGYCLSMRGVARETAIAYGLPLRDPALLDVPAPNAFGYPVKIADPIGCDRFTARTVVGLEPEARSPIWLQRRLQKAGMRPISLAVDITNYVMLELGQPLHAYDRTRIDGPIGVRRAQQGEKLTTLDGTVRVLDAEDLVITDDRGPIGLAGVMGGANTEIADVKNGENTTEVVIEAAHFDAISIARTARRHKLSSEASKRFERGVDPQAAAAAAQRTVDLLVLLAGGTAEAGVTEVTAPSAPRTIAMPADHPDRVAGVAYGRETVVRRLQQVGCDVYGQDELLVTVPSWRPDLSEPNDLAEEVIRLEGYENLPSTLPTPPSGRGLTDRQRLHRRFGRALAGAGYVEALNYPFIGDAVLDQLGLDADDARRRTVKLVNPLSDEEPALRTTLLPGLLGALRRNDGRGSHDLALFETGLVFRPTGDETQTERLTVDRRPTDDEIAGLNAALPRQPRRAAVVLAGAREQAGWWGKGRPADWADSIEAARTIAREAGVELTVRSDQHAPWHPGRCAALFVTVGGEETLVGHAGELHPRVIKELHLPERTCAMEIELDLLEQAVHGALQAPRISTFPVATQDVALIVAQDVPATTVEDALRAGAGQLLESLRLFDVFTGEQIGEGKKSLAYALRFRAPDRTLTVDEATAARDAAVALAAERTGAVLRGA, from the coding sequence ATGCGCGTCCCGCTTTCCTGGCTGCGGGAGTACGTCGACCTGCCGGCGACGGCGACCGGCCGTGACGTACAGGCCAAGCTCGTCGCCGTCGGTCTCGAGGTCGAGACCGTCGAGCAGATCGGCGCCGGCCTCAAGGGCCCCCTGGTCGTCGGACAGGTACTGACCATCGAGGAGCTGGAGGGCTTCAAGAAGCCCATCCGCTTCTGCACCGTCGACGTCGGCTCCGCCAACGGCACCGGTGAGCCGCAGGAGATCGTCTGCGGAGCCCGCAACTTCGCCGTCGGCGACAAGGTCGTCGTGGTCCTCCCGGGCGCCGTGCTGCCCGGCGACTTCGCGATCGCCGCGCGCAAGACGTACGGCAGGACCTCGCACGGCATGATCTGCTCCACCGACGAGCTCGGCATGGGCGACGACGGTACGCACGGCATCATCGTGCTGCCGCCGGAGCACGAGGTCGGCACCGATGCGATCGAGCTGCTCGAGCTCGTCGACGAGGTCCTCGACATCGCCGTCACGCCCGACCGCGGCTACTGCCTCTCCATGCGTGGCGTGGCCCGCGAGACCGCCATCGCGTACGGGCTGCCGCTGCGCGACCCGGCGCTCCTCGACGTTCCCGCGCCGAACGCGTTCGGTTACCCGGTGAAGATCGCCGACCCGATCGGCTGCGACAGGTTCACCGCGCGCACCGTCGTCGGCCTGGAGCCCGAGGCGCGTTCCCCGATCTGGCTGCAGCGCAGGCTGCAGAAGGCCGGGATGCGCCCGATCTCGCTCGCCGTCGACATCACCAACTATGTGATGCTGGAGCTCGGCCAGCCGCTGCACGCCTACGACCGCACCCGCATCGACGGGCCGATCGGGGTGCGCCGCGCCCAGCAGGGCGAGAAGCTCACCACGCTCGACGGGACGGTCCGCGTCCTCGACGCCGAGGACCTGGTCATCACCGACGACCGCGGCCCGATCGGCCTCGCGGGCGTCATGGGCGGCGCCAACACGGAGATCGCCGACGTCAAGAACGGTGAGAACACCACCGAGGTCGTCATCGAGGCCGCGCACTTCGACGCGATCTCGATCGCCCGGACCGCGCGCCGCCACAAGCTGTCCTCCGAGGCGTCCAAGCGCTTCGAGCGCGGCGTCGACCCGCAGGCCGCGGCCGCTGCCGCGCAGCGCACCGTCGACCTGCTGGTGCTGCTCGCCGGCGGCACCGCCGAGGCCGGTGTCACCGAGGTCACCGCCCCGTCCGCGCCCCGCACCATCGCGATGCCCGCGGACCACCCCGACCGGGTGGCCGGTGTCGCGTACGGCCGCGAGACCGTGGTACGCCGCCTCCAGCAGGTCGGCTGCGACGTCTACGGGCAGGACGAGCTCCTCGTCACTGTGCCGTCCTGGCGGCCCGACCTGAGCGAGCCGAACGACCTCGCCGAAGAGGTCATCCGGCTCGAGGGGTACGAGAACCTTCCGTCCACCCTGCCGACGCCGCCGTCCGGCCGTGGGCTCACCGACCGCCAGCGGCTGCACCGCAGGTTCGGCCGGGCGCTGGCCGGAGCCGGCTATGTCGAGGCCCTGAACTACCCGTTCATCGGCGACGCCGTGCTCGACCAGCTCGGACTCGACGCCGACGACGCCCGCCGTCGTACGGTCAAGCTCGTCAACCCGCTCTCCGACGAGGAGCCGGCGCTGCGCACCACGCTGCTGCCGGGCCTGCTCGGCGCACTGCGGCGCAACGACGGCCGCGGCAGCCACGACCTCGCGCTCTTCGAGACCGGTCTGGTCTTCAGGCCGACCGGCGACGAGACGCAGACCGAACGGCTGACCGTCGACCGCCGTCCCACCGACGACGAGATCGCCGGCCTGAATGCCGCACTGCCGCGTCAGCCGCGCCGCGCCGCGGTCGTCCTCGCGGGCGCCCGCGAGCAGGCCGGCTGGTGGGGCAAGGGCCGCCCGGCCGACTGGGCGGACTCCATCGAGGCCGCCCGCACGATCGCCCGTGAGGCCGGCGTCGAGCTGACCGTCCGCAGCGACCAGCACGCTCCGTGGCACCCCGGCCGCTGCGCCGCGCTGTTCGTGACGGTGGGCGGCGAGGAGACGCTCGTCGGACACGCCGGTGAGCTGCACCCGCGTGTCATCAAGGAGCTCCACCTGCCGGAGCGGACCTGCGCCATGGAGATCGAGCTCGACCTCCTGGAGCAGGCCGTCCACGGTGCGCTCCAGGCGCCGCGGATCTCCACCTTCCCGGTGGCGACCCAGGACGTCGCGCTGATCGTCGCGCAGGACGTGCCCGCCACGACGGTGGAGGATGCGCTGCGGGCCGGCGCCGGTCAACTCCTCGAATCGCTGCGGCTGTTCGACGTCTTCACCGGCGAACAGATCGGCGAGGGCAAGAAGTCGCTGGCGTACGCGCTGCGGTTCCGGGCCCCGGACCGCACGCTGACCGTCGACGAGGCCACGGCCGCCCGCGACGCGGCGGTCGCCCTGGCCGCCGAGCGGACCGGTGCGGTACTGCGCGGAGCGTAG
- a CDS encoding transcriptional regulator has translation MEPNILLEALIDEAGVSRAGLAAHVNRAGRARGLSLRYEHTAVARWLKGQRPRGQVPDLICEVLGDRLHRPVSLADIGMACPGGSAPVPASTLTGFVERATALWRSDEQQRPHVLASAAVTGTTAVMPVWEWENPPEDADVSRAGTTRVSPADIAMLRAARSHYELMYRRAGGIATRSRIVGFLNAETAPLLRGGYSDALGRQLHRATGGLVAVAGICAYDSDAHGLAQRYFHQALRLAKASGDRGLGGYVIALLVNQSLFLAEYRQSVAFAEAALRAAGRDITPALAADLYAMQAKAYAHLGDGHSALERIRRAESEAGRIRPGHEPDETGYVEPGLVNVQVAEALLRLGDLPGAREHAAAAVRTPAHDRGRVHRLAILTHIELRQGEADRAAGTAAEMAERVRGMESQRLRDRLRAVRQDLIASRCADAERAAELIEGALRVPL, from the coding sequence ATGGAGCCCAACATTCTGCTCGAGGCCCTGATCGACGAGGCGGGCGTCTCCCGGGCGGGCCTCGCCGCGCACGTCAATCGGGCCGGGCGTGCCCGAGGGCTGTCCCTGCGGTACGAACACACCGCCGTGGCACGCTGGTTGAAGGGCCAGCGCCCGCGCGGTCAGGTGCCCGACCTGATCTGTGAGGTGCTCGGCGACCGGCTGCACCGGCCGGTTTCGCTCGCCGACATCGGGATGGCGTGCCCCGGCGGCAGTGCACCCGTGCCGGCCTCCACGCTCACCGGGTTCGTCGAGCGGGCCACCGCGCTGTGGCGGTCCGACGAACAGCAGCGCCCGCACGTCCTCGCCTCGGCGGCCGTCACCGGTACGACGGCGGTGATGCCGGTCTGGGAGTGGGAGAACCCGCCGGAGGACGCCGATGTCTCCCGTGCCGGTACGACACGTGTCTCCCCGGCCGACATAGCGATGCTGCGTGCGGCCCGTTCCCACTACGAACTGATGTACCGCAGGGCAGGTGGCATCGCGACCCGTTCCCGCATTGTCGGTTTCCTCAACGCCGAGACCGCCCCGCTGCTGCGCGGCGGCTACAGCGATGCGCTGGGCCGCCAGCTGCACCGGGCGACCGGCGGGCTGGTGGCCGTCGCGGGCATCTGCGCCTACGACTCCGACGCGCACGGTCTTGCCCAGCGCTACTTCCACCAGGCGCTGCGGCTGGCCAAGGCGAGCGGGGACCGGGGGCTCGGCGGGTATGTGATCGCTCTGCTCGTCAACCAGTCGCTGTTCCTGGCGGAGTACCGGCAGTCCGTCGCGTTCGCGGAGGCGGCGCTGCGGGCCGCCGGCCGGGACATCACACCCGCGCTGGCCGCCGATCTGTACGCGATGCAGGCCAAGGCGTACGCCCATCTCGGCGACGGCCACAGTGCCCTGGAGCGCATCCGGCGCGCCGAGTCGGAGGCCGGACGCATCCGTCCCGGGCACGAGCCCGACGAGACGGGGTACGTCGAGCCGGGCCTGGTCAATGTGCAGGTGGCCGAGGCGCTGCTCCGCCTCGGCGATCTGCCGGGGGCGCGGGAGCACGCCGCCGCGGCGGTACGGACGCCGGCGCACGACCGGGGCCGCGTACACCGGCTGGCCATACTGACGCACATCGAGCTGCGGCAGGGGGAGGCGGACCGAGCGGCCGGCACGGCGGCCGAAATGGCGGAACGGGTCCGGGGGATGGAGTCGCAGCGGCTGCGGGACCGGCTGCGCGCGGTGCGCCAGGATCTGATCGCGAGTCGCTGCGCCGACGCGGAGCGGGCCGCCGAACTCATCGAAGGCGCGTTGCGCGTACCGCTCTGA
- a CDS encoding NUDIX hydrolase, which yields MQWTNLNEQTVYENRWFRVNLADVALPDGRHLDHYLVRLRPVAAATVVNEANEVLLLWRHRFITDSWGWELAAGVVEDGEDIAAAAAREMEEETGWRPGPLRPLLTVEPSNGLTDARHHLYWAEEASWTGHPQDDFESSRREWIPLKLVPDMIARGEVPAANMVAGLMMLHHLRLG from the coding sequence GTGCAGTGGACGAATCTGAACGAACAAACCGTGTATGAAAACCGCTGGTTCCGGGTCAATCTGGCGGACGTCGCACTCCCCGACGGCCGACACCTCGACCACTACCTCGTGCGGCTGCGCCCCGTCGCGGCGGCAACCGTCGTCAACGAGGCCAATGAGGTACTCCTGCTGTGGCGGCACCGGTTCATCACCGACAGCTGGGGGTGGGAACTGGCCGCGGGCGTCGTCGAGGACGGCGAGGACATCGCCGCCGCGGCCGCCCGGGAGATGGAGGAGGAGACCGGCTGGCGCCCCGGCCCGCTGCGGCCGCTGCTGACCGTGGAGCCGTCGAACGGCCTCACCGACGCCCGGCACCACCTCTACTGGGCCGAGGAGGCCAGCTGGACCGGGCATCCGCAGGACGACTTCGAGTCGTCGCGGCGCGAGTGGATTCCGCTCAAGCTGGTGCCCGACATGATCGCCCGGGGCGAGGTCCCGGCCGCCAACATGGTGGCCGGGCTGATGATGCTCCATCACTTACGGCTGGGGTGA
- a CDS encoding 3-hydroxybutyryl-CoA dehydrogenase, producing the protein MADIARVGVVGCGQMGAGIAEVCARSGLEVKVAETTGEALEIGRTRLHNSLSKAAERGKITEVERDETLGRLSFTTDLGEFADRDLVIEAVVENEQVKTEIFQVLDQVVTRRDAILASNTSSIPLVKLAVATSRPDQVIGIHFFNPAPVQKLVELIPALTTSDETVTRAEALVQDVLDKHPIRAQDRSGFVVNALLIPYLLSAIRMFESGIASREDIDNGMELGCAHPMGPLKLSDLIGLDTVASVADSMYAEFKEPLYAAPPLLQRMVDAGRLGRKTGSGFYPYS; encoded by the coding sequence ATGGCCGACATTGCACGCGTCGGAGTGGTGGGCTGTGGCCAGATGGGCGCAGGCATCGCGGAGGTGTGCGCCCGCAGCGGCCTCGAGGTCAAGGTGGCCGAGACCACCGGCGAGGCGCTGGAGATCGGTCGCACCCGGCTCCACAACTCCCTCTCCAAGGCCGCCGAACGCGGCAAGATCACGGAGGTGGAGCGCGACGAGACACTCGGTCGCCTCAGCTTCACCACCGACCTCGGCGAGTTCGCGGACCGCGATCTCGTCATCGAGGCCGTCGTGGAGAACGAGCAGGTCAAGACCGAGATCTTCCAGGTGCTCGACCAGGTGGTGACCCGGCGGGACGCGATCTTGGCCTCCAACACCTCGTCGATCCCGCTGGTGAAGCTGGCCGTCGCGACCTCCCGCCCGGACCAGGTCATCGGCATCCACTTCTTCAACCCGGCCCCGGTGCAGAAGCTCGTCGAGCTGATCCCCGCGCTGACCACGTCCGACGAGACGGTCACGCGCGCCGAGGCCCTGGTGCAGGACGTGCTCGACAAGCACCCGATCCGCGCCCAGGACCGCTCCGGCTTCGTCGTCAACGCGCTGCTGATCCCGTATCTGCTCTCCGCGATCCGGATGTTCGAGTCGGGGATCGCCAGCCGCGAGGACATCGACAACGGCATGGAGCTCGGCTGCGCCCACCCGATGGGCCCGCTGAAGCTCTCCGACCTGATCGGTCTGGACACCGTGGCCTCGGTCGCCGACTCGATGTACGCCGAGTTCAAGGAGCCGCTGTACGCCGCTCCCCCGCTGCTCCAGCGGATGGTGGACGCGGGCCGGCTCGGCCGCAAGACGGGCTCGGGCTTCTACCCGTACTCCTGA
- a CDS encoding glycoside hydrolase family 10 protein encodes MRQIARRGFVAGAAGVVAGVVAGTAGAGEAVAVTQTVPKARTGASSEQQARSHSVARRELRGMWVATVANIDWPSAPGLTAAEQQAELIDYLDEAVDRRLNAVILQVRPTADAFWPSPYEPWAQYLTGVQGQDPGWDPLGTAVREAHRRGLELHAWFNPYRVANHTDPSRLIPTHPARLHPDWVLPYGGKLYYNPGLPEVRRFVQDAMLDAVRRYDIDAVHWDDYFYPYPVAGQVFDDDATYAKYGADFPDKAAWRRDNTDKLVRETAERIKKIKKNVQFGISPFGVWRNAATDPLGSDTKAGVQTYDDLHADTRGWVKKGWIDYICPQIYWNIGFAAADYAKLLPWWDEVVRGTGVDLFVGEALYKAGDPAQPAAWQDPAELSRHLDFAAAYDQVRGHVYFSGKDVVTDRIGTMAQVVADHYRHRVRPPR; translated from the coding sequence ATGCGGCAAATCGCCCGAAGGGGCTTTGTGGCGGGTGCGGCCGGAGTGGTCGCGGGGGTAGTTGCAGGAACCGCGGGGGCGGGTGAGGCCGTCGCCGTGACGCAGACTGTTCCAAAGGCCCGGACAGGTGCGTCGTCCGAGCAGCAGGCCCGCTCCCACTCCGTCGCCCGGCGTGAGCTGCGCGGCATGTGGGTCGCCACCGTCGCCAACATCGACTGGCCGTCCGCGCCCGGCCTGACAGCGGCGGAGCAGCAGGCCGAGCTGATCGACTACCTCGACGAGGCGGTCGACCGGCGGCTGAACGCCGTGATCCTCCAGGTCCGCCCGACCGCCGACGCGTTCTGGCCGTCGCCCTACGAGCCGTGGGCCCAGTACCTCACCGGGGTCCAGGGTCAGGACCCCGGCTGGGACCCGCTGGGCACGGCCGTCCGCGAGGCGCACCGGCGCGGCCTCGAACTGCACGCCTGGTTCAACCCGTACCGGGTCGCCAACCACACCGACCCGTCCCGGCTGATCCCCACCCACCCCGCACGTCTGCACCCGGACTGGGTCCTGCCGTACGGCGGGAAGCTCTACTACAACCCCGGACTGCCCGAGGTCCGCCGCTTCGTCCAGGACGCCATGCTCGACGCGGTCCGCCGCTACGACATCGACGCCGTCCACTGGGACGACTACTTCTACCCGTACCCGGTCGCCGGACAGGTCTTCGACGACGACGCCACGTACGCGAAGTACGGCGCGGACTTCCCGGACAAGGCCGCCTGGCGCCGCGACAACACCGACAAGCTGGTGCGTGAGACCGCCGAGCGGATCAAGAAGATCAAGAAGAACGTCCAGTTCGGGATCAGCCCGTTCGGAGTCTGGCGCAACGCCGCGACCGACCCGCTCGGCTCGGACACCAAGGCAGGTGTGCAGACCTACGACGATCTGCACGCGGACACCCGCGGCTGGGTCAAGAAGGGCTGGATCGACTACATCTGCCCGCAGATCTACTGGAACATCGGCTTCGCCGCCGCCGACTACGCCAAGCTGCTGCCCTGGTGGGACGAGGTCGTACGGGGCACGGGTGTCGATCTCTTCGTCGGGGAGGCGCTCTACAAGGCCGGTGACCCGGCCCAGCCGGCCGCCTGGCAGGACCCGGCCGAACTCTCCCGTCATCTGGACTTCGCCGCCGCCTACGACCAGGTGCGCGGCCATGTCTACTTCTCAGGGAAGGACGTCGTGACCGACCGGATCGGCACGATGGCGCAGGTGGTCGCCGACCACTATCGACACAGGGTGCGCCCTCCTCGCTGA
- a CDS encoding DUF1918 domain-containing protein — MEAHPGDRLLTHGRTVGQHDRVAEIVEVLGDGGAPPYRVRADDGHEHLVSPGPDTVVQHTVVRHRGPETL, encoded by the coding sequence ATGGAGGCACACCCGGGCGACCGGCTGCTGACGCACGGCAGGACCGTGGGACAGCACGACAGGGTCGCAGAGATCGTCGAAGTGCTCGGTGACGGGGGCGCTCCCCCGTACCGCGTCCGCGCCGACGACGGCCACGAACACCTGGTTTCGCCAGGTCCTGACACCGTCGTTCAGCACACCGTGGTCCGGCACCGGGGCCCGGAGACCCTGTAG